DNA from Equus asinus isolate D_3611 breed Donkey chromosome 17, EquAss-T2T_v2, whole genome shotgun sequence:
attccacttatatgaggtccctagaggagtcaTATTCACAGAGTCAAAAAGTGGGATgatgggtgccaggggctgggggaggggcaatgggGAGCTGGTGTTCAGTGGGGACAgggcttcagtttgggaaggtgaaCAAATGTCTGGAGATGGACGGAGGTGACGGTTGCACAGCAATGAGGCTGTGCTTCCTGCCAATGAACTGGGCACTTAAACAAGGTTAAGACGGTAAATCTTACGTTACACATATttgaccacaattttttaaaaaaggatattaGTGGGACAATCGGGAAAAAATTCACGGCAGCATTGTTGCTGACAAGGAACCGGCTCTGCTGTCCCAGAGGAAGGGATGAGGCGTCCACTGAGTAAGGACAGGCCCATCTCGGAAGCACATGGAAGAGGGCTCGTCCCCAAGACCACGAAGGCCTGCGTGCTTTTCACAAGCTCAGAACAAGCACAGCCTAGCGATCCGTTGTGTGCGGCCACAGAGGAGCAACACTGAAGCCGGGCGGGCCCCCGTGTGCGAGTTTCCTCATGCAGATTGTGACTTACAGCCCCTTCACCGCATGGTTTCTGCAGGTTTCTTGTCTCCATGGAGTTCTGAAGATGGTGACcagcagggggcgccggcgggaAGGAGAAGGGCCATGGacaccttcccaccagcaggggAGGGCAACGCGGGGAGGCCAGACTGCGGGGCAGTCCTGTGTGGCACTCAGGCAGGGAGAGGCCCCGAGAGGGCGCGGGCCCCTTCGTATGAAGTGCCCCAAATCTGTCTGAAGGAAGGcctttcacagaggaagaagttCAGCAGGGGCCCCAGGCCCCGCAGCTCATTTCCACTTCAATCTCTTGCTCCTCCTTCTCCAGGAGCTGCACTGAGAACCATCAGCGGCGAGCCCACCGACAATCCTGGAATAATTTCGAGAGAAGGCTGCTCCCCCAGGCATGCCAAGTGCGACTCCTATTTATCTGGGGGACGTGGTGGGAAGGAGTcggagcaggggcaggaggatGTGGGACAGCAGAGTGGCCCGGCCCAGGGTGCTGGGTGCTAACACAGCCCCACGTCTGCGTGCAGGGAGCCCCTTCCATGCACAGGGCTGGCCCGACTCACTCCAAACCTCACCTCCACGTGGCTGCTGAGCTCCTCCTCTCCAGCGAGGTCACGCCGCACAGCTTCCTCCAGCGGTTCTGCGGCTAGCTTCACCGCGTGCTGAATGCGTTCAAGCATCTGCTTTTTGTCGGGATCCGTGGTCTCACTGAGTTTTACCGAAAACGGCTACAAGCGTGAGGAGAAGGCAAGGCTGTCAGACACTGCCCAGCAGACCCTGCCCTCAAAGGCTACTTAGCGCAGCAGAGACCAGGGCTTCCCACTGCCTGCGGCCATTAGGAAGTGTGTCCTTGAGAGTGTCCTCCTAGCTCTCCCCAAGCGGCAGGACGGTAGCAGAGACCCTGCCGCCCGGCCCAGGCAGCCCCCTGCTGCTGCCTCCTCACACCACCCTGGGCAGGGTGCCCGACCTCCCTCTCTCTGACGGACAGTGGCTGTGAGAGCAGCACTCCTAAGACTACGCTAGGGACGACACGAGGTGTCATCTACGGACCTCGAGAGGTGCCACCGGCCACCTCTGTCACAAAGGCGCCCACAGCCTACTGGGCCCTCACCTCGTTGGCAGAAAAGATTGCTAAGCTCTAATTTTATTCCTATTCTTTCAGAGATAAAGCGGTATAAGCACACCAGTAATTATTACTGTAATTACTGAGGAGAATAAAATGACTTGTTCTATTTGACTATGGAATATTATAATTCGTAATACTGTTTAttccaaattaaaatattaaattagaaaGAACTAATTTCTTCAAATAACTCTGAAAATTTCCAGTATTACCAATTTAAGAAGCTGGCACGGCTTCTGCATCTCAGTCAAAAGGATCTGACTTGGTTGTGACCTCAGGTGGAAGATTCGATAGCAATGTTAGGAGCCTTTGACAGGTAAGTGTAGCTTAGCGGCACGGTGACGAGTCCTGACATTTTCCCATGAGTGGCAGGAACAGTCCCCTAATCCACTCCCCCGGCCATGCGTTTCTCTCCTGGCGACTTGGCCCAAGGGCCCACATCAGTCAAGACTTCAGTGAGCCCTGATGGAACTGGCTTGGGTGCCGTATACTTTGTGAGGCCTGCTGAGGGCAGCCACTACTCTAGGCACAGTGATGAGGAATGGCCGAGGGCCGAGGGCCAAGACCAGGAATCAGGGAGCAGGCAGTGACGGGCCCACCTTCAGGGCGGCGTGAACATCCTCCAGGAGCTGCGCTGCCCGGGGCCTCTTCTCCCGGTACTGCTCAAACAAGTAGTTCTGCCGGGCCCTCTTGATGAtctggaaagagaaaaggcaacacGTGGCTTGTGCGCAGAGCCTGCTTCAATCTCTGTGCAGCAGGTGGACTCTGAGCGAGGGGCAGCCGTGGGCCCTGGCCGTGCACGCCCTGGGGGAACATCATCGCCCTCCATCACCCGACTGCCCAGCGGTGCCCGAAGGCCACACCTCCTGGTGCAGAGACTGCTCCACAGTCACCTTTCCGACGTGGAGGACACAGGCCGGCCCCAGCTTCCCACGCAGTGCCACACACAAAACCATGTGCTTCCTTCCGTGAAGCACCACGGAGCATTAACATTTAGCCAACCTGGGCCCTGAACATGCAGGTTTCAAACAGCATCTAAACATCTAAATCCAACAGAACACCATTTGCATAAACTGAGATACCAGCTCATTGAGGGGGTTCAAATAATGTTTACCACTCAAGACCTGAGCTCGTTCAAGCCCACCTTCTTTTATCGACACATCCAAAAGTCTTTTCTGCCTTCGTAACATCCATTGTTTCTGAAATTTCATCTTGCAAGCTCCCCTTACCTTATCGTCAATGTCTGTGATGTTCATGCAGTAGAAGACGTCGAATTTGAAGTAATCCCTCAGCACTCGTCTCAGGATGTCGAAAGAGATATAGGACCTGCAGCAACGAAAAGACAGGCATTTGCAAACCGCACACTCGGCACATCATCTCGGCATCGCAATGAAGACATGAACAAGGGAAAGGAGGCCGTGGCATTTCCCCCACAGCCAGCTGCCCTTACACACGGTACCCCGAGACCACCACGGGGTCAGCATCCACTAGGCCCCAGGTCTGAGTGTCTGGGAAACATCCCCCCCGAGCTTCAGGGTGAGGAAAACTTTAAGGCACACGGAAAAAAGCGTGTGGGTACAGTCCAAGAGATCAACAGTGGGGCTGCGGGGTGCTGTCCTTATTGGCTGTCAGTATTCTCTAAGTTTTCTACAGAGAATATGGCTTCTTATGAAATGAAAATGTCTATCTTCAAATCAAGAGAAAGAAGTCCAGGGTGGATTTTCCCATCAAGCCTCAGGAGCTGAGCTGCTCCCCGGGGCCCCGCACGTGTGCAGCCCCAGCAGCGGGCCCTACCTGGCGTGCCCCATGTGAGAGGCGTCGTAGACGGTTGGCCCACAGCAGTACCACGTCACCTTCTTCCCACTTTGAGGTATAAACACATCCTTAGTGAGAAGCAGAAGAACGACAGTTACAAGAAGGGCGAGGCGTCGCGCAGGAACACTCCAACCAGCCGCGAGGAGAACCGAGGTCTGTCGGTTCATAGACAATTTAGCAAGGGCCGTTTTGTTTTACTAAAAGAAGTCACAAAGTCTCAGCACAGGGGGCAATCGGACTCTCGAGGCCAGATTCCCAAGGATGAGGAGGCCCTCTTCCTCCCTGGCTCCCACCCCTCAggggggctggaggtggaggaaaCGCATGGGCCACTTTGTTGGAAAGCTGCCTtgttagcagcagcagcagccgcacTGAGGAAGCGCCTAGGCCGGGCCCGCCCTGCGCCGAGCACTTAGACTGACCTACACCTGCTCCTAGAAACAGTCAGCGCAGGTGGGTGCTGCCCTCTTCCTTTCACAGATGAAGACACAGGTCTCGAGCAGCTGCCCAGCGTCCGCGCTCCTGGAGGAGCCTGGCATAGAGGCAAGGACCGCTGGATCCAAGCGCTCTTTGCAACTGCTCTGCATGCCGACACTGTCGGACCAATTCAGGGGCCGCCGGCATCAACCCGGCCCATGAAGGACACCCTGTCTCCCGTCTGCTAAGTCTGCTTGCTGATGGACACGCAATCAGCACACGGCCAGAGCCCTTTTCAGAATCTCTGGAGCCACGGGCCACGCTGAGCAGAACCAACCAAGCAAACCCCACTCAAAGTCTTCTCGAAATCTGCTCAGCTCCCAGCAACACTGGACAGGTCCACTGTGTTGCTACTTCTGCTTGGCTTGTACTGTGATGTCTGCTGCTGCCACGTGTCCTCTCCGAGAGCATGCCAACACTTGGCTCGGCTCTGAATGACCCTGAGCATTTACACTTGGGCAGGGCTCAAAAGCCTACTCTGGGTGCTCCATGCCCAGAAACCAATGGGCAGGTTTCCCAGCGAGGTGTGACATGAGTGTGTCAAGTTTCAGAGGACAGCTCCTCGTCAGGCCACACAGAGAGTCCACGTGAGGAGCTCAAGGATCCCACACCTGGATTGCGGGCACTCCAGGGCAGGCCACCGTGAGGCACAGACAACACCTGTGTGTTTTGAAAGGGCACGTGGGGCCCACAGAGCCGTGTCTGCCCCGCCCCCATGGGATCCCTCCTCACCTTGTTCCGGGTGAGGCTGTTGTAAAGGCGGAGCCTGCACGGCTCGGACCCGGCCGGAGGAGACCACTGAGGCTGCACCCGCCGGCCTTTACCTGCGAGGGCAGAGAGAGTGGCCAGGTCACAGGAAATGCAAGTCACACTGCGTGTTTGCTTTTACAACAGAAATCTTGTTTTCAGCAAAATGTGAAACAACATTAACATGAATCTCTGTCAGCATCCCCAGTCAAATGCAACTGCTTCCCTGTTTTGCTGTGCTCCCATTCTGCGCGGCAGGGATCCCACGACAACCCCCAACCCCAGCACGGCGGGAGAACGCCTCCACGACGTGTCCACGCCCATCACATCCCACTGGGCTTCAAACATGGGCCCGCCTGCTCGCTCCGTGCGCACAGCGTCTGACACAGCTCATGGGTCACGAGGAGGCGCTTGTGGGTCAGTCTGTGCTAACTGAAAAGGTGATTATTTGCACCTCATGGGTGCCTGGTGACATTCTAACCACTCCCAAGGCTCTGCTCCTGTGCCCCGAACCCAGCTGTTCCCTTTAGTCCTCGCACCAAGCTGGCTTGTGGCGCACTCCACCGTGCACACCTGCAGGCACGGCTGCTGCCCCAGGCCTGCCCGAGGACGGGCCCACGAGGTGGAGGCCTCGGCAAGGCCTGTGTCCCTGGCGCACTGAGCTGCCCTCTGTGTGCCCACTCCCCTCTCCGCCCCTCTCTGCAGAGGGCTTCTCCCTCATGCCGGACGGTTTGACGACAGATGAGACCCTGCACAGGCCTCCTTGAATCGATGACAAATGCAGCCAACAGATCACTACACGCTGCTTCCCAACGGAGTCACAGAGTAGTCAGTCCTGGGCTCCGCCATTCACCCAAGGTCTCGTCCGCCAGACAGAGGATGTGCGTAACGGACAGgcgaaggggagaggaggaaggcagctgctgtgtgtgcgtgcgtgcgtgtgccctgtgtgtgtgcctgcaacAGCCTGCcagcaaggagaggagaggggagggagggagacagataGACAGCGCTCAACAGGAGCTCTTACTCGAGCTAAGTGCCAGCAAACTCACAGGTTCTCCCACTGGGAAAAGTCCGAATCCTCACGCAAACACCAGATGCTGACTAAGGGTCACCCTAAATGCAGCCAACGCCCTCGAAGGGAACTCTCAGTCCACGGTGAGGTGACGGTCAATCTGCCACTTCAGGACTCCATCAACCCCCTCCCTCCATCAGACCCTGGAACTCCACCTGGGATGACTGGGGATGCTGGCCAGAGTCGCCCCACACACTGAGGTGAACCAGACGACCATCAGCGACCATCCTGCTCAGCACGAAGGGCTCGGGGATCAGAGGACCGAAGGCCCATTGGAGAAGACTTGAGACGGCTGGTGACAGGACACAGCTGGCCCAGACCCTGGCCAGTGGGACACTGTCCTGGACACTGGGTCACACTCAGGCTTTCTAGCTCCCCAAAGGGCTGCTACTGCCACACGGCTGGTGACAGGTTCAGGGAAGTTTGGCATATACAAAGTCTATTTGCTTAAGGGAAAAACTGGGAAATACTGGACAGGGACTTTTGATTTAATACGAAGACATTTTCACTAGTGTTCCCTTACATAATTAATGGTCCCCTGCCACGGAGAGCAGAGAAGCACTTCATAGGGACATAGGGCTGTCGGCCACAAAGGAGAGAGCAGCACAATCGCTTATATTCCCACACACATGGCCTCAGCATCCGACGGCCCCGTGCCTGCCGGGTATTCTCAGGGAAGAGCACACATCCTGGGGGGATGGATGTGGCAGGTGGCAGAGGGCTCCTGGGAGGAAGGCCGTCGGCGGGGAGCCCTGCTCTGGATGAGGGGCGCTCCAGACACAGACACAGCAAAGATGGGGCCTTGAGTGGAGCGGACCTGCCATGCTGGGGCCGCAGAGAGGAGGCGATGAGACGGAGATGGGGtagcagaaggaagagagaggcagggaaggggcTTAGGCAGAGCTATGGTCTGACTTCTCATGTCTGAGAGGGTCCCTTGGGCTGCTGGGGCCCATGGCCAAGAGGAGAGGACATGGAGGGCACGAAGGTGGCACAGGGACATAGACTGGGGGTCAGCAGAGGGAACGGGGACCAGCTATGACACCTGGTGCTGACGGGATGCCCAGCAGGGACGGAATCTCCAGCAGAAACAGGGACTCAGAGGGAAGGCGGATGGGGTGCTGcggagagaggggctggaagaGGTGGTGCTCCCGCACAGGACAGGCCTTCAGAGATGTCTGAGATGGGCAGCTGCTCCGGTCCTGGCAGCAATGTGGGGAGGCGGATGCTCAGCTCCTGCTATTCCAGGCAATAGATGAGGATGTCGGACTCCGAGGGCTCTGGGACCTGCTGGAGGCCACAGGCTGACAGGCAGCAGGGCTGGACCCCAGCCCTGTCTTGCAGGCCAGCCGACCTAACACATGCCATCCCCTGGGCACATAGGTCCCTGGTGGACTCCTGCATGGCCTCGGTGACAAAGTGACTTGGAAATGATAGGAGGCAGGACAATCCTATGCATGCCATTCAGGGTGCCTCCTCCACCCGCCTCTGAGTCAGCCTAGAGCCACCTCCCTCATTAGCCAGGCCACGCCTTGCCTCGAGTGGCAGACTCTTTCTTATCTCATGATGCTTAAGAGGACATGTGTCTACATCAATCTTTCAACAAGTTCCCTGCATGGAAGACCAGACAGGCCTCTGGCGAGGTGGGGAGCCCCAGATTCTCCCTGATCTCGGCCCCCGAAGGCTGTGCCATGGGAGCCGGGGCCTGAGGGTCAACCTGATACCTGAGCCTTTCAGAGACAACATGCCTGACACCAAGAAGTCACCTCGGTCACTGCACCGGACCCAGAGACCAATGCTCCCACCCTAGCTGCAATCCTGTTTACTGCAGGATTATCAAGAAAACCAAATACACCCCTACTCTCGGAGAAAAGACACCCCACGAACAGCTGCTCACGCAGGGGGATCAGTGGATGCGACCAGCAGTACAGGCATTGTGGAATGTTCCAAATGCCGCACTTGCAGAAGTCTGGAAAGCCCCCAGGGGGGCACCTAGCCCAGCAGGGACCACCAGAGACAGCATGTGGCCCACCCCGCTGTGAAGGTGGGGGGTGCTCAAAGCCGCGGTGGGACTGAGCTGCTCAAGGGCATGGAGGCCGTTACGGGACGAAGGACCCCTGTATGACAtatcagaggagaaagagagccCACATGTGAACTGAGCCCTGAGACTCTCCAGAAGCTCCCCCAAAATGACGGGGGCCGCGCTAGTATGGACACCCCAGCAGTCACAGGATGGAACCACAGCCACGCAACTGATTCCACCTCCAAGCCGAGAAATGGCTCACGGCTGACGTTCAGAAGTTCAATGTCAATCAATCCTGCTTTAGGACTTAACACTTCCACATCTGAGGCACAAACCGCGGCAACATGACGGACAGAATACACAAACAGAGCCATGTCACATCGAGccaggcaggagctggaggaaaCGCCAAGGCCGGAGACCGCGGCCCAGCCCTGCTGGAGCCCCAGGCGGCATGCGCCCCCCACAGCTCCACTACAGCAACTGCGGGGGTCCTGGTCCTCCAGAGTCAACTTCTCGGCGTGTTTTATCCTAACCTCTAGCAGGGAGCGCTGGTCGGCCCACCAGTCCACTTGCTTGCACCTGGTGACAGGAGGCAGCCCGTGGGCTCCTCCAGGGCACTGCTGCCAACGAGCACCGAGCATCCATGGGGCAATGGAGAAAGGCCCTGACATGGGAGGGGGCCGCCGACGGGAGAGTTCCTAACGGCTGGGGAGGCCGCTCTGCTACTCACTTGCTTGGAGCCCACAGGGCTCGCCTCTGCTGCAGGGGCCGCCCAGGATCGCTTCTATGTGCCTGAACCAGCGAGCCACATGGAAGAGCCGAGCATCAGCGGGAGGGGCCGCGAGCTGACTGAACACGTCCACGTCTGCCTGGGACAGCGAGTGCCCCTGCACATAGCTACGTGTGCTGAGGTGCTCGTTCAGGGCCTGCACTCTGGCTGCCTCGTCACTAATGCTCAGGATGGACCTGTAGTCGGGAGCTGCAAAGACAGAGGCACACGATGTCAGTCAGGGGACAGAGGCCTCGGGCGAGAGTCCACAAAGATGGGGCGCCTGGGTGTCAACCCTGAAACGTCCACCGAGACAGAACGCAGACAAgcggctgcctggggctgggcacGGGGAAATGGGGTTTTCAGTGtggggagatgaaaatgttctggaaccagATAGAGGTGTGGTTGCACCACATTGCGAATGCACTAAACGCCACTCAATCATCGTCCACTTTAAAACAGTAATTTCACctgaaagaaaaactcaaaataaacaaacacgcACACAGCCCCTTTTCTGCAGTGGCACACCTCTCGTCCGGGCCTCGGGAGGGACAACAAGGGTGGGCGAGGATGCAGAAGTCTCGGCCCTAAGGACGCGGTCCAGACCCCTGCTCTAGCAAGGCTTCTAGCAGCCGAAGGCTGTGTCCTAGGAGGACGGCAGCCACCTGACACGCCTGCCTGAGAGAGCTCGAGCCAGCAGCTGACCACATGCCTGGCCTCCCTCTCAGAGCGATGACTGAAAAGGCTGACAACTGTGACTCCACGTGTCCCAGAACCCACGAGCATCTCCCTCAGCGACCCGAAGCCCATCCCTCTCAGAGGGGATCTTCAGGAAGGGTGGGCCCCTCTCCCATCTGTGGGAGGACAGACTCCTAACTCCAATAATCACCAGCTAGTGGACACGGCTGGCCCAAGGCCCTGACCTCACCACCCTTTGTGACTTTCATCTCCCTGACTGTACTGGGTCCCGCtcgcccctcccctgccctctccctccttcccccattaCTGCGCCCCGGGGCCCTCGCCACAGCCTCTGCACAAATCCGGCCCAGCTCAGCTCTTCCTGCCGTCGGTCACTGAGTAAAACCTGCTGTCACTGCTTTAACAAATGGCCGGGTGGGTGCATCTTCGGCCAGGGGGGCACAGACGCAGCCCCCCACAAAAGCAGGGAGGCAGAGGCAAGTTGGGTCGCACCAGGCCCTCGTCTGCGGGAAGGAGGCTGGTCCCTGAGCCCACGAGCCTGAGCCGCATCCAAGAATCACCCCACActgattttagttttattttctgaggGGACTGTGGAAAAAGGACCAGCACTTGTTCCCCTCCATTACAGGGCATCCACAGACACCCTCTCAGCCCAGGGCCCCCTCAGCCCAGGAGtcagctcagagagggaaaggacaGGCCCGTCCCCTCTCGCTTCAACAGGCACAGCCTTCTTCCTGGGCACAGGGCAGACACCCCGACGCCCGAGCCCTTCAGAGCAAGCTGCCTGACACCACGAGGTCACTAGGTCATCATGTAGGACCCATGGCAGGGACGGCTCTGGATGGGGAGGAGACCCGGACCTACACAGCCACGCGCCCACCTCTGACCGCCTTCCTCCCTATCTCCGTTTACCTGCCCAGCACAGGAACAGGAAAATCACCCCAAACAAGCCCACACAACTCCTGAAAACAGACGGCAGAGCATGTGGGGGGAGCAGCTGCGAACATAGACGCCTTTCTGCACCTGCTTCCACTACAGGGAAGCCCCACTCGGGTCCTGCCCACACGACCTCCCGGACTCGCTGGGGTCAGCAAGGATGAGCAGGAACCCACCAACAGAAGGATGGAAGCCTGCAGCATTTTCCAAGCTGCTGCAACGTGAACCACCCCAACGGTCTCAGGGTGCCCCAGGGGAGCGGTGCGGTGACTCCCCTGGGCCCTGTCTCCAGGGACACTGGCTTCCCAGGCATGTCCCGAATCCTGACCTCTTCACCTATAGGAAAGGTGTGAGCAACAACGGGAAAAACCTTCCCTGAGCTCTCAAATGGATGCTGAGCTTCAGACAAGGCTTTCCAGAAACACCGCCTGCTCCTCCCGACTGCACCCCAGGAAGGTTCCAGCACAGAGGCCCGTCTCATCTGATGCGAACAGGACAGTCGCCCGTTCCATGTGGCCATGAGGGGCCACTGCTTCGCACATCCTTCCATCTCAACTGGAGTCACGCCCCTGCACAAATTATCCTCAGGAACCCCCACAGCCAACCCACGGGACAGTTCAGGGCCTCCACTTTCAACCGGATCCCCGTGGCTGCCACGGCAAGGGCCCAGCCCCTCTCTCACCCGAATCCCTCGCTGAAGGCCACTCCACAGGCATCCTGGCTTTGCACAACACAGCGGCCCTGCTGAGAGTGCAAGCTCACACCGCTCCCTCTCGACCCCCCACCTCACTCAACAAGCCCAGGCCTTACCCCGGCCTCAGGACAGCCCCACGTGGGCCTCCAGACCTGTCTCACATCAGCTCCCGTCCCCACCTCACGCACCCCACTCTAGCCACACGGGTCCCTGCTCACTCCACAGGAGCCTGCTCTGCTCCCTTTGCAGGGTCTCTTATCCCACCGTCCCTGCCAGGAACGCTCCCGCAGACGGGGCCgggctccctcccttcctcaggCTCTGCTCAGTGTCCCCTTCTCCAGGAGGCCTTCCCGGACACTGTTCCAAATGACCACCCGCCCCTGGAGTCCCAccccttcctgctttccttctccAGAGCACTTATTTCTAACTTCCACTCCTTCTGTCTGTCCTTTACTGTCTTCCCTGTTTCCGGTCATTCTGCGCTGCTTTATTTGCTCAGCAGACATACTCGGCATCTAGAACTGAGCCTGGAAGATTCTAGACACTCGATAAATCtgcagaataaatgaatgagcgaGCAGCAGAGTGCATCTCAAAGTGCAGTACGGCCTGTGGTGGGCTGGGCTGCAGCTGTCATTCTGGGGCCTTGGCCGGCAAGTCTAGAGCAGCTTCTGAGGCCCAATGGCTTGCTCAGCGGGAGCCATGCTGCCCCAAGGTGCACACCTCCAGGGGGTGCTGCTTCTGCTTCGCGCCAGCCCTGCAAGGAGAACAAGCCACTTTGCACTTGGGGCCTTGGAACTGTCCAAGGAAGCAAAGGGACACAGAGGCGGACGCCTCCCTGCTGCAGGTGCCAGCAGGGTCCCAGGGCCCACGAGGGCCCTTGAGTAGCTGCCGCCCcagctctcctgccctctcctgaGCAGGAGGCTCTAAGGACCCAGCCCGAGGGCTGTCGGGAGCAGCCCCCATCCTCACAGGCCCCGTGTCCGCGTCTGCCTGACACAGAGAAGGAAGTTCCAGGCAGATCTGTGTCTCCCACTCTTCTACGGAGGGGGCCTGTCCTCATGACCCCTGCCTCACAGTCACCAAGGTCGAGACTCTGACTAGACACGCTCTCTTCCTGCTGAAGAGGAAACCCAGGGACAGGAAGGTGGCACCGACAGGGCAGTTCTGGGCACCACTAAGCCAGCACCCGGGAAAACCTAACGAAACAAATGTCAGACTTCTCGGAAGCCTTCTGCACAGCACCTTCCTTCCAGGGAACTTCTGTTTTACCCGGCGACATTCCTCCAACAGCTCAGCCGTCTGCTAGGTGGCTGCTGGCCATGCCCCTCTGTTAGGATGAAGAAAATTCAGTTCACTGAAGAGAAGTCTGAGGACCTGCCAGAGGTGTGGACAGAGCCGGGAGGTGGGCCACATCCCAGGACGGGGTGGCCGTCCTTCGGAAGCTGTTCCCCCAACGCTGCCCGCTCCCAACCCTCTTCCCTATCTCCTAGCATCTTCCTCGTGCAACTATGTGTGCCAGGACCAGacacggagggagggaggggaaacaaAGCAAGAGATGACAGCACCACTCTGAGAACAGTGGCACGGCAATTTCAAGATCCTAAGCGCCCGGAAGCCCCAAATAGCAGGCAGACGGAGAGATTGTCTCCCCAAAAAACGTCTTCCAGGGAGCAAAGCAGACGGCAGGGAACTCCCCACACCCTCACACTGGCTGTCTGTGTCGAGCGGGGATCCAGGCGAttatttccctctgttttcttccctgcCCACCTTCTACCTTATGTTATTTCTAGGATGAGAAAAAAACGTAAAATGTTCTAACCAGCGGACAGCTTGAAAGAGCTAAGACACTAGTTGAGGGAACTGCTGGTGGGCGGGCTGCTGGGGAGGTGGCCCTGGAGGACCAGCGCCAGGCCCCCCGGCCGACGCCTCCTgtggggaaacaggctcagacAACACACGCCTGGTAAAGCTGTTGAGCATTAAGCAAAATTACACTTGTCAAATGTTTAAAATGCCTCCTGGCACTCAGCCAGCGCCCAATGGGTTtgccattactattattatcataatCACTCCCGCATTATTGTTCTTATTATCAGATTCGCCCTGGAGGAGTTTACCTGGGGACTACACACACATGTAAAATGCGCCGTCTGGAGCAGCTCAGACCTTCAAAAAGGAAGGCTGTCCTCAGGCCGGAGGGGCGGTGCCCAGGGCGCAGTGGGAGGACGGGCTTCCAGGCCCTGGGCGACAGTCGCTGGGCTCACTGCAGCAGCTGCATGAAGGCCACGGAGGAAACACACACAGAGGCCAGCCGTGAAGTGGGCACGGTTTTGGGCCAGCCTGTGGTCTGGCTCTCGGCCTGCGATGCCAAGGTTAGAGGAGCGCTCCCGAGCAGGGCAGGCATCTGCGACTGTGATGACCACCGTTTAGAAAGCCCAAGTCTTTACAAGACGTTTCCTGAAACCACACAAACTCAAGAAACGTGTTCACATCACATGAACCGCACTCCTGACGTGAAACCGCAAGCCCCGCACGGCGCCCCCGCCCTCCCACCAGCATTTAAACCTGCTCTGGGGCTCCGCTCTCAGCAACCTGCagtcctccttcctcccacctggTAAGAACGGGAAACAGCAAAGCCTATCAGCTCTAGCCTCTGCTCTGCCTTGACTCCCTTGGGCACTGGGGTCCTGTAATTCTCAACAGAATCATCAAAGGGAGCAGGGCACGGTGCTGAAGATCCCGCTGCCATCACACTGACCGGAGGAGGCCTGGCCGCGCCTctggctagctgtgtgaccctggac
Protein-coding regions in this window:
- the LOC123277940 gene encoding cysteine--tRNA ligase, cytoplasmic-like isoform X3, translated to MAGCSGEHTPDYRSILSISDEAARVQALNEHLSTRSYVQGHSLSQADVDVFSQLAAPPADARLFHVARWFRHIEAILGGPCSRGEPCGLQASKGRRVQPQWSPPAGSEPCRLRLYNSLTRNKDVFIPQSGKKVTWYCCGPTVYDASHMGHARSYISFDILRRVLRDYFKFDVFYCMNITDIDDKIIKRARQNYLFEQYREKRPRAAQLLEDVHAALKPFSVKLSETTDPDKKQMLERIQHAVKLAAEPLEEAVRRDLAGEEELSSHVEVLLDEAKDLLSDWLDSTHGSEVTDNSIFSKLPKFWEEEFHKDMEALNVLPPDVLTRVSEYVPEIVNFVQKIVDNGYGYASDGSVYFDTVKFASSEKHSYGKLVPEAVGDQRALQEGEVLGIWDGNILPFVKHLHVIA
- the LOC123277940 gene encoding cysteine--tRNA ligase, cytoplasmic-like isoform X2: MAAPDYRSILSISDEAARVQALNEHLSTRSYVQGHSLSQADVDVFSQLAAPPADARLFHVARWFRHIEAILGGPCSRGEPCGLQASKGRRVQPQWSPPAGSEPCRLRLYNSLTRNKDVFIPQSGKKVTWYCCGPTVYDASHMGHARSYISFDILRRVLRDYFKFDVFYCMNITDIDDKIIKRARQNYLFEQYREKRPRAAQLLEDVHAALKPFSVKLSETTDPDKKQMLERIQHAVKLAAEPLEEAVRRDLAGEEELSSHVEVLLDEAKDLLSDWLDSTHGSEVTDNSIFSKLPKFWEEEFHKDMEALNVLPPDVLTRVSEYVPEIVNFVQKIVDNGYGYASDGSVYFDTVKFASSEKHSYGKLVPEAVGDQRALQEGEGKQRGGRGLWPRRCHCRHLDAPGTACFHLTGLEGFLH
- the LOC123277940 gene encoding cysteine--tRNA ligase, cytoplasmic-like isoform X4, producing MAGCSGEHTPDYRSILSISDEAARVQALNEHLSTRSYVQGHSLSQADVDVFSQLAAPPADARLFHVARWFRHIEAILGGPCSRGEPCGLQASKGRRVQPQWSPPAGSEPCRLRLYNSLTRNKDVFIPQSGKKVTWYCCGPTVYDASHMGHARSYISFDILRRVLRDYFKFDVFYCMNITDIDDKIIKRARQNYLFEQYREKRPRAAQLLEDVHAALKPFSVKLSETTDPDKKQMLERIQHAVKLAAEPLEEAVRRDLAGEEELSSHVEVLLDEAKDLLSDWLDSTHGSEVTDNSIFSKLPKFWEEEFHKDMEALNVLPPDVLTRVSEYVPEIVNFVQKIVDNGYGYASDGSVYFDTVKFASSEKHSYGKLVPEAVGDQRALQEGEETKK
- the LOC123277940 gene encoding cysteine--tRNA ligase, cytoplasmic-like isoform X1; translation: MAGCSGEHTPDYRSILSISDEAARVQALNEHLSTRSYVQGHSLSQADVDVFSQLAAPPADARLFHVARWFRHIEAILGGPCSRGEPCGLQASKGRRVQPQWSPPAGSEPCRLRLYNSLTRNKDVFIPQSGKKVTWYCCGPTVYDASHMGHARSYISFDILRRVLRDYFKFDVFYCMNITDIDDKIIKRARQNYLFEQYREKRPRAAQLLEDVHAALKPFSVKLSETTDPDKKQMLERIQHAVKLAAEPLEEAVRRDLAGEEELSSHVEVLLDEAKDLLSDWLDSTHGSEVTDNSIFSKLPKFWEEEFHKDMEALNVLPPDVLTRVSEYVPEIVNFVQKIVDNGYGYASDGSVYFDTVKFASSEKHSYGKLVPEAVGDQRALQEGEGKQRGGRGLWPRRCHCRHLDAPGTACFHLTGLEGFLH